The DNA sequence CCAGCAGGTTTTTCACCGTGAGGGAGCCCATAATGAGCGGCGCAAACACCCAACTCACGATGCCGCCCACCAGCCAGTAGCTTTCCCAGGACCAGCCTTTCACTTTCTTGTAGGGCAGATAGAAGCTGCCGGAGGCGAAACCGCCCAACGCGTGTAGAATTACTCCCCAAATGACTGCCATAGTGGTAAATGTGGTGGGTTTGGGCAAAGCTGCCGTTCTGCTGGCGCCCAACTATCCTGTGCTCTCCTGCCAAAAATAAAGTAGCGGCCCGCGCATTTTCAACTCATCTTTCGGCCGCGGCAAGTAACAATTATTTTATGCCCGAGCAGGAGAGTGCAGGATGTAGGCCCGAGGCCAGCCCGCGTAATTTGTTGACAAGCAATCCTTATCTGTTTTTTAGCCCCCCACACAACCGAAGCGCCATCATGGAAAAAACGCTGACCTTTCAACACGTTAGTTACCTCTGGGACGAAGCCAAGGCGCTGGAGCTGAGCGGCGACGAAGTAGCCCTGTTCCTGTACCGCTCCAACCTGCTCGGCGCCGACCTGCGGCTGACCAACTACGCCGGGGGCAACACCAGCTGCAAGCTCACCGAAACCGACCCCGTGACGGGCCAGCCCGTGGACGTAATGTGGGTGAAAGGCTCGGGCGGCGACATTGGCACGCTCACCAAGGCCGGCTGCGCCAACCTGTACGTGGACAAGCTGCACGCGCTGAAAAGCCGGTACCGCGGCCTGCCGTTCGAGGACGAAATGGTGGCTCTGTTCGAGTACTGCCTCTTTGACCCCAAGTGCGCCACGCCTTCCATTGACACCCCGCTGCACGGCCTGCTGCCCTTCCGGCACATCGACCACCTCCACCCCGACGCCCTCATTGCCATTGCCGCCAGCCAGGACGGCGAGCAGATCATGCGCGACATCTGGGGCGACACCATGGGCTGGCTGCCCTGGCAGAAGCCGGGCTTCGACCTGGGGTTGCAGCTCGAGAAAATCGTGGCCGACACCCCCCACCTGCGGGGCGTGATTCTGGGCGGGCACGGCCTCTTTACCTGGGGCAACACCAGCTACGAATCCTACATCAACACGCTGGAAGTCATTGAAATGGCGGCCACCTACCTGGAAGCCCACTACGGCCAGCGTAAGCCCGTCTTCGGCGGGGTGAAGCTCGAAAACGGCCCCGATGCCGATACGCGCCGACAGCAGGCGGCCGAGGTGATGCCCGTGCTGCGCGGCCTGGCCTCCGGGCAGCGCCGCATGGTGGGCCACTACACCGACGACGCCCGGGTGCTGGAGTTCGTGAATTCGCACGATTTGGCCCGCCTGGCCCAGAAAGGCACCTCCTGCCCCGACCATTTCCTGCGCACCAAAATCCGCCCGCTGGTGCTCGACGAGGCCACCATGCGCCAGCCCCTGGCGGCCGTGAAAGAGTATTTGCAGGAACAGTTTGCGGCCTACCGCCAGGACTACGCCGCCTACTACGAGCGGAGCAAGCACCCGAACTCCCCAGCCATGCGCGACCCGAATCCGGTGGTGATTCTGTGGCCCGGCGTGGGCATGTTCTCCTTTGCCAAAGACAAGCAGACCGCCCGCGTGGCCGCCGAGTTCTACACCAACGCCATCAACGTCATGAAGGGCGCCGAGGCCGTGAGTGAGTACACGGGCCTGGCCGAGCAGGAAGCCTTTAACATTGAGTACTGGCTGCTGGAAGAAGCCAAGCTCCAGCGCATGCCCAAGCCCAAAAGCCTGTCGGGCCAGATTGCCTACGTGACGGGCGGCACCGGCGGCATCGGGCTGGCCATCTGCGAGCTGCTGCTGCAACACGGCGCCGTAGTGGTGGCTACCGACCG is a window from the Hymenobacter aquaticus genome containing:
- a CDS encoding bifunctional aldolase/short-chain dehydrogenase, with amino-acid sequence MEKTLTFQHVSYLWDEAKALELSGDEVALFLYRSNLLGADLRLTNYAGGNTSCKLTETDPVTGQPVDVMWVKGSGGDIGTLTKAGCANLYVDKLHALKSRYRGLPFEDEMVALFEYCLFDPKCATPSIDTPLHGLLPFRHIDHLHPDALIAIAASQDGEQIMRDIWGDTMGWLPWQKPGFDLGLQLEKIVADTPHLRGVILGGHGLFTWGNTSYESYINTLEVIEMAATYLEAHYGQRKPVFGGVKLENGPDADTRRQQAAEVMPVLRGLASGQRRMVGHYTDDARVLEFVNSHDLARLAQKGTSCPDHFLRTKIRPLVLDEATMRQPLAAVKEYLQEQFAAYRQDYAAYYERSKHPNSPAMRDPNPVVILWPGVGMFSFAKDKQTARVAAEFYTNAINVMKGAEAVSEYTGLAEQEAFNIEYWLLEEAKLQRMPKPKSLSGQIAYVTGGTGGIGLAICELLLQHGAVVVATDRDRLEETQADLRKKYGQDNALTTPIDVTNAPAIADSLRTTVLQFGGVDIVVNCAGLSISKPLSETTQADWDILNDVLVKGQFLVTQQAVEILRKQRLGGDVVNIASKNGLVAGPNNVAYGTAKAAQLHMSRLLAAELGADKIRVNTVNPDAVLRGSKIWEGDWAAGRAKAYGVSVEDLPAHYAKRTLLGEEVLAEDIAKAVLVFVDGSLRKSTGNVLNVDGGVAMAFVR